One genomic segment of Belonocnema kinseyi isolate 2016_QV_RU_SX_M_011 chromosome 2, B_treatae_v1, whole genome shotgun sequence includes these proteins:
- the LOC117168256 gene encoding uncharacterized protein LOC117168256: MSVYSAWITSVLKCLLFVLLFTQGSSSKFFGNSSSNFVERCRRDCAIQRDAVICGRYRVVRWLQDAKEKEFSYGPFKLVRLPSLEDNSMFPKLPKVNETNNSLVATLSFVRDAAEDMLTKRALVYTVEPTTGARSLSSGPIVVDEDEFSKMKLQKEGTKRLFKKKKMLLFPILILLKLLKLKLLILPIFLGVHFIKKMLVIGTLLIPSILSHLKICKVAPHYPAPQAWATAAEAPVDYPTGYGHDEAPWIHRNDIYSGHQAGYSNPFGGYFQGR; the protein is encoded by the exons ATGAGTGTGTATTCGGCATGGATCACCAGCGTTTTAAAGTGCTTACTTTTTGTGTTGCTTTTCACGCAAGGttccagttcaaaattttttggaaattcttcaaGCAATTTTGTGGAAAGGTGTAGAAGAGACTGTGCGATTCAAAGAGATGCGGTTATATGTGGAAGGTATCGAGTGGTTCGGTGGTTGCAGGATGCAAAGGAAAAG gaattcagCTATGGGCCTTTTAAGTTAGTCAGATTACCATCATTGGAGGACAATTCCATGTTTCCAAAATTACCGAAAGTGAATGAAACGAATAACAGTTTAGTGGCCACATTAAGTTTTGTGAGAGATGCCGCCGAAGACATGTTGACAAAACGTGCTCTTGTGTATACAGTGGAACCTACAACAGGCGCAAGAAGCCTTTCTTCGGGGCCTATAGTCGTCGATGAAGACGAATTCAGTAAAATGAAACTACAAAAAGAAG GCACCAAGCGTCTTTTCAAAAAGAAGAAGATGCTTCTATTTCCAATCTTGATTTTACTGAAGCTACTCAAATTGAAACTGCTCATTCTACCAATATTCTTGGGTGTCCATTTCATCAAGAAGATGCTTGTAATCGGAACGTTGCTTATTCCTTCAATACTTTCTCATTTGAAGATCTGCAAAGTTGCTCCTCATTATCCTGCTCCTCAAGCGTGGGCAACAGCTGCAGAAGCTCCTGTCGATTATCCAAcag GATATGGCCATGATGAAGCACCATGGATTCACAGAAACGACATTTACTCTGGTCACCAAGCAGGGTACTCGAATCCTTTCGGAGGATATTTTCAAGGTCGGTGA